The following nucleotide sequence is from Saccharothrix texasensis.
CAGATCGTCGGCGGCAACCTGGAGGTGGTCACGCTCGACCGGCCACCGGTCAGCCTGTACCTCAACGAGGAGGGCAAGCTCGAAGGGCTGCCGGTCAACCCGCGGGCGACGGCGCTGGCCTGGGTGCACAACAGCGCCCTGCGCGCAGCGACGGACGTGATCGTCGGCCCGGCGTTCATCGTCGGGCCGGTCGACCGCCACGGTGACGACCTCACTGCTCCCCTCGACCTGGTCGACCTCCTGTTCACCACCAAGCGCTTCCGCGTGCAGGTGTTGATCGGAACCAGCCAGCAGTGGCGCCAGGCCGAGATGGTCTTCGCCTCCTGGATGGAGGCGTACCGCTACGCCGCCCGGCTCGGACTCATCCAACCGGATGCGCGCGAAGTGCGTGTCGTACCGGAGCTGGACGACCAGCTGCGGGAGACCTGGTACCAGCTCGGTCAAGCGAACGAGTGGATCGCGGCGGCCGAGGATCCGCCGTTCACCCGAGACAGCTTCGTCGGCTGCTACAGCGTCGAGGAGCTGGCTGAGCGGATCAGCGACGGCAACTGGTCGCTCGGGACCGCCTTCTACTACCACGATCTGTGCTTCATCAA
It contains:
- a CDS encoding DUF3846 domain-containing protein, with the protein product MLTAIVIPADERQPIRQQQIEPHDLNAYRQIVGGNLEVVTLDRPPVSLYLNEEGKLEGLPVNPRATALAWVHNSALRAATDVIVGPAFIVGPVDRHGDDLTAPLDLVDLLFTTKRFRVQVLIGTSQQWRQAEMVFASWMEAYRYAARLGLIQPDAREVRVVPELDDQLRETWYQLGQANEWIAAAEDPPFTRDSFVGCYSVEELAERISDGNWSLGTAFYYHDLCFINQVNGGDEWLTIRHGIAFESMTLEPIIEEGRFASLIARLLAASQEQCWMLMY